A section of the Myxococcus virescens genome encodes:
- a CDS encoding GtrA family protein yields the protein MLENLMAWLTGNLSPSARIWTALAPAIVACTYFIGGLLLFCIRCAFKGIPRDEETLKRGSNGLVGFFLRHYFFWVIQPLWAVILRSGLPANALSMLSGLLGISSGVAVAAGRFALGGWLFLFAGILDVMDGRIARTRKEANPAGAALDSVLDRYVDSAMLMGLAWYYRDTWVLLPALMALLGSSLVPYVRAKGEGLGVNVRDGAMQRLERVLFMGAGTALSPILEAVFWPEEKHPMHWLAVVGLVFVAVMSNVTALSRFRNLVKALAPKRQEARSGKAIIGLNALAGAVATAVDFALVLALVEWAGMLPAWATVLGCGLGAVVNYSINRVLTFKSNGPVARQLARYSVVSGTSALLNAGGVALLTLHPQLAYALGWWLVRGVVYFAWNLPLQRDYVFNNDAAASEDALMEQRPHAA from the coding sequence GTGCTTGAGAACCTGATGGCGTGGTTGACCGGAAACCTGTCTCCGTCCGCCCGCATCTGGACGGCGCTGGCACCGGCCATCGTCGCCTGCACGTACTTCATCGGCGGGTTGCTCCTCTTCTGTATCCGCTGCGCCTTCAAGGGCATTCCCCGCGACGAGGAGACGCTCAAGCGCGGCAGCAACGGGCTGGTGGGCTTCTTCCTGCGGCACTACTTCTTCTGGGTCATCCAGCCCCTGTGGGCGGTGATTCTGCGTTCCGGTCTGCCGGCCAACGCGCTGTCCATGCTGTCGGGCCTGCTGGGCATCTCTTCCGGCGTGGCGGTGGCGGCGGGCCGCTTCGCGCTGGGCGGGTGGCTCTTCCTGTTCGCGGGCATCCTGGACGTGATGGACGGGCGCATCGCCCGCACGCGCAAGGAGGCCAACCCCGCGGGCGCGGCGCTGGACTCGGTGCTGGACCGGTACGTGGACTCGGCGATGCTCATGGGTCTGGCCTGGTACTACCGGGACACCTGGGTGCTGCTGCCCGCGCTGATGGCGCTGCTCGGCTCCTCGCTGGTGCCCTACGTGCGCGCCAAGGGCGAGGGCCTGGGCGTCAACGTGCGCGACGGCGCCATGCAGCGGCTGGAGCGGGTGCTCTTCATGGGCGCGGGCACGGCGCTGTCGCCCATCCTGGAGGCCGTCTTCTGGCCCGAGGAGAAGCACCCCATGCACTGGCTCGCGGTGGTGGGGCTCGTCTTCGTGGCCGTCATGAGCAACGTCACGGCGCTCTCCCGCTTCCGCAACCTGGTGAAGGCGCTGGCGCCCAAGCGTCAGGAGGCGCGCTCCGGCAAGGCCATCATCGGGCTCAACGCCCTGGCGGGCGCGGTGGCCACGGCGGTGGACTTCGCGCTGGTGCTGGCGCTGGTGGAGTGGGCGGGCATGCTGCCCGCCTGGGCCACGGTGCTGGGCTGCGGCCTGGGCGCGGTGGTGAACTACTCCATCAACCGGGTGCTCACCTTCAAGAGCAATGGCCCGGTGGCGCGGCAGCTGGCGCGCTACTCGGTGGTGAGTGGAACCAGCGCGCTGCTCAACGCGGGCGGCGTGGCGCTGCTGACGCTGCACCCGCAGCTGGCCTATGCGCTGGGGTGGTGGCTGGTGCGCGGCGTGGTGTACTTCGCGTGGAACCTGCCGCTGCAGCGGGACTACGTCTTCAACAACGACGCGGCGGCTTCCGAGGACGCGCTCATGGAGCAGCGCCCCCATGCGGCCTGA
- a CDS encoding protein-tyrosine phosphatase family protein: MSFALLREVHHVPGVRGWVRKQVLRSVARCVEWTTKLPGRGLNVSQVNDWLYVGGAVPRSRYAELKARGITAVIDVRGERCDDAEALKALGIELLNLPVTDRYPPSVEQLMRGVEWALPRLEQGGTLYTHCEHGVGRGPLVGLAVMVARGWEAPAAYRELRQARWQSTLNDRQLNGLADFVAAWQARTSERAA, translated from the coding sequence GTGAGTTTTGCTTTGCTGCGGGAAGTGCACCACGTGCCGGGTGTGCGCGGCTGGGTGCGCAAGCAGGTGCTGCGCTCGGTGGCGCGCTGCGTGGAGTGGACCACGAAGCTGCCGGGGCGCGGGCTGAACGTGTCTCAGGTGAATGACTGGCTGTACGTGGGTGGCGCGGTGCCTCGCTCGCGGTACGCGGAGCTGAAGGCGCGCGGCATCACCGCGGTGATTGACGTGCGGGGCGAGCGCTGTGACGACGCGGAGGCGTTGAAGGCGCTGGGCATCGAACTGCTGAACCTGCCCGTGACGGACCGCTATCCGCCGTCGGTGGAGCAGCTGATGCGGGGTGTGGAATGGGCCCTGCCCCGGCTGGAGCAGGGCGGCACGCTGTATACCCACTGCGAGCACGGCGTGGGCCGGGGCCCGCTGGTGGGGCTGGCGGTGATGGTGGCGCGCGGCTGGGAGGCGCCGGCCGCGTACCGCGAGCTGCGGCAGGCGCGGTGGCAGTCCACGCTGAATGACCGGCAGTTGAACGGGCTCGCGGACTTCGTCGCCGCGTGGCAGGCGCGGACGTCCGAGCGGGCGGCGTAG